In Acidaminococcus fermentans DSM 20731, one genomic interval encodes:
- a CDS encoding rod shape-determining protein codes for MLDLWGSFSTDLGVDLGTDHTRICLRDEGIVLDEPTAAAVDLRQGKILALGREARQMLGRTPEGIQVVRPLQNGVIADFDLTRRMLKGFLRQALGKRPLFRPRLVLSVPCGVNSVERRAVLDAAMEAGAGEAYLLEAPLAAALGAGIPVRETKSCLVVDMGAGATEAAVLTQGKIAVSRLLRQGGRSLDEALVQYSRKKYNLLIGSLQAEQVKIEIGTVRDTVPPAYMDLRGRDLITGLPRSVTIDQNQLQEALWEPVHRMVDCVRNLLEQLPDLLARDVAERGIVLTGGGALLRNFDWLLERETGLRVWVAENALTCGVKGTGIAAGNMNLFRKGPRPRRNV; via the coding sequence ATGCTGGATCTTTGGGGGTCTTTTTCCACCGATCTGGGGGTGGATCTGGGTACGGACCATACACGGATCTGTCTCCGGGACGAGGGCATCGTCCTGGATGAACCTACGGCGGCGGCAGTGGACCTGCGCCAGGGGAAGATTTTGGCCCTGGGCCGGGAAGCCCGGCAGATGCTGGGCCGGACCCCGGAAGGGATCCAGGTGGTCCGGCCTCTCCAGAACGGGGTCATTGCCGACTTTGACCTGACCCGCCGGATGCTGAAGGGATTTCTCCGGCAGGCCTTGGGGAAACGGCCTCTCTTCCGACCCCGGCTGGTGCTCAGCGTACCCTGCGGAGTCAACAGCGTGGAACGGCGCGCAGTGCTGGATGCAGCCATGGAAGCCGGTGCCGGGGAAGCTTATCTGCTGGAAGCCCCGCTGGCAGCGGCCCTGGGGGCCGGGATCCCGGTACGGGAAACCAAAAGCTGCCTGGTGGTAGATATGGGGGCCGGGGCCACGGAAGCCGCGGTGCTGACCCAGGGGAAGATCGCCGTCAGCCGGCTGCTCCGCCAGGGAGGACGGAGCCTGGATGAGGCTCTTGTCCAGTACAGCCGGAAAAAGTATAATCTTCTTATTGGATCCCTCCAGGCGGAGCAGGTCAAGATCGAAATCGGCACGGTCCGGGATACGGTGCCGCCGGCCTATATGGATCTCCGGGGCCGGGATCTGATCACCGGTCTGCCCCGGAGCGTGACCATCGACCAGAATCAGCTCCAGGAAGCCCTGTGGGAGCCGGTCCACCGGATGGTGGACTGTGTCCGGAACCTGCTGGAACAACTGCCGGACCTTTTGGCCCGGGATGTGGCGGAACGGGGCATCGTGCTTACCGGGGGCGGAGCCCTGCTGCGGAATTTTGACTGGCTCCTGGAACGGGAAACCGGCCTCCGGGTCTGGGTGGCGGAAAACGCCCTGACCTGCGGGGTCAAGGGAACCGGCATTGCAGCCGGCAATATGAATCTGTTCCGGAAGGGGCCCCGGCCCCGCCGGAATGTATAA
- the gcdD gene encoding sodium ion-translocating glutaconyl-CoA decarboxylase subunit delta encodes MTDNPWLIMMINMTIVFGVLIVLGILMVLIHAVDPTKKVQGKKKPVVAKPAPSAAASKRQEEEKVAAMAAVLALVQDEDDMIAAALSAAIAEHKRKMEPMNLPHHSF; translated from the coding sequence ATGACCGACAATCCTTGGCTGATTATGATGATCAACATGACCATCGTATTCGGTGTGCTGATTGTGCTGGGAATCCTGATGGTGCTGATCCATGCTGTCGATCCCACCAAGAAAGTTCAGGGAAAAAAAAAGCCTGTAGTTGCTAAGCCGGCGCCTTCCGCTGCTGCCAGCAAACGGCAGGAAGAGGAAAAAGTGGCTGCCATGGCAGCTGTCCTGGCCCTGGTCCAGGATGAAGACGATATGATTGCAGCTGCCCTGAGTGCTGCCATCGCCGAACACAAAAGAAAAATGGAGCCGATGAATCTGCCCCATCATTCTTTCTGA
- a CDS encoding DUF4321 domain-containing protein — protein sequence MLGKNHLTLLLVLAAGAVIGGLLGDSLQASQILGGATDILVRKYQVLTIPPSTMDLYVAKVTAGVEFSPNLAAILGMILAGVLFHKL from the coding sequence ATGCTGGGGAAAAATCATCTGACCCTGCTGCTGGTCCTGGCGGCAGGGGCGGTTATCGGAGGTCTCCTGGGGGACAGCCTCCAGGCATCCCAGATTTTGGGCGGGGCCACCGATATCCTGGTGCGGAAGTACCAGGTGCTGACCATCCCCCCTTCCACCATGGACCTGTATGTGGCCAAAGTGACGGCCGGGGTGGAATTTTCGCCCAACCTGGCAGCCATCCTGGGCATGATCCTGGCAGGGGTCCTGTTCCACAAACTGTAG
- the gcdC gene encoding sodium ion-translocating glutaconyl-CoA decarboxylase subunit gamma — protein MRKFNVNVNGTVYTVEVEEVGGAVTAAPAAPAAPAAAPAAAPVAAAPAAAPAPAPAAAPAAAPAPAAKPAAAAPAGSVTVSAPMPGKILSVNVKPGDKVEAGDVLLILEAMKMQNEIMAPEDGTVSEVRVNAGDTVATGDVMVIL, from the coding sequence ATGAGAAAATTCAATGTTAACGTTAACGGTACTGTTTACACTGTAGAAGTTGAAGAAGTCGGCGGCGCTGTAACTGCAGCTCCTGCTGCTCCTGCCGCTCCTGCCGCTGCTCCTGCTGCCGCTCCTGTAGCTGCTGCTCCTGCTGCTGCTCCCGCTCCGGCTCCTGCCGCTGCTCCTGCTGCTGCTCCCGCTCCGGCTGCCAAACCGGCCGCTGCTGCTCCTGCCGGCTCCGTAACCGTATCCGCTCCCATGCCCGGCAAGATCCTGTCCGTTAACGTAAAACCCGGCGACAAAGTGGAAGCCGGCGATGTTCTGCTGATCCTGGAAGCTATGAAGATGCAGAACGAAATCATGGCTCCTGAAGACGGCACGGTTTCCGAAGTCCGCGTAAACGCTGGCGATACCGTAGCCACCGGCGACGTAATGGTTATTCTCTAA
- the radC gene encoding RadC family protein, giving the protein MTHYLIREMLPEERPRERLLAKGPEALTITELLAILIGTGRKDHSALDIARELTGDLLKDARLARTQDVRELTRISGIGPAKATVILAALELGRRLAGAGTRPFRTIHCPEDGAMLVMPRLRYENHEHFLVVLLNSKGKVIGIEPVSEGSLNASVVHPREAFAPALLHHAAAILAVHNHPSGDPTPSREDRELTRTLWDTGKVMGIPLVDHLIIGDGVYYSFKEHGLL; this is encoded by the coding sequence ATGACACACTATCTGATCCGGGAGATGCTTCCGGAGGAACGGCCCCGGGAACGGCTGCTGGCCAAGGGGCCTGAGGCGCTGACCATTACGGAGCTGCTGGCCATCCTGATCGGCACCGGGCGGAAGGACCATTCGGCCCTGGACATTGCCCGGGAGCTGACCGGGGACCTGTTGAAGGATGCCCGGCTGGCCCGGACCCAGGACGTACGGGAACTGACCCGGATCTCCGGCATCGGCCCGGCCAAGGCCACGGTGATCCTGGCGGCCCTGGAACTGGGACGGCGGCTGGCGGGGGCAGGAACCCGGCCGTTCCGGACCATCCACTGTCCGGAAGACGGAGCCATGCTGGTGATGCCCCGGCTCCGGTATGAGAACCACGAACATTTTCTGGTGGTGCTGCTGAACAGCAAAGGCAAAGTCATCGGCATCGAACCTGTATCTGAAGGGTCTCTGAATGCTTCGGTGGTCCATCCCCGGGAGGCCTTTGCCCCGGCACTGCTCCATCATGCGGCTGCCATCCTGGCGGTGCACAACCACCCCTCCGGGGATCCCACTCCCAGCCGGGAGGACCGGGAACTGACCCGGACCCTGTGGGATACGGGGAAGGTCATGGGGATCCCTCTGGTGGATCACCTGATCATCGGGGACGGAGTCTATTACAGTTTCAAGGAACACGGTCTGCTATAA
- a CDS encoding Maf family protein produces MELILASGSPRRLELLRQIGLEPRVAVSRGEEEKNDVTPEQLVRTNALNKGREVREWLGDKVPILAADTVVALEGEILGKPRDREEAAAMLRKLSGRRHQVLTGVALFYKGQVRTHVEITEVEFASLTEKDIAWYIATGEPMDKAGAYGIQGKAALFIPAIRGSYSNVVGLPLAPLKKLFAELDVTSYDTLSDPGDASGGTAPGTAAGQGA; encoded by the coding sequence ATGGAACTGATACTGGCCTCCGGTTCCCCCCGCCGCCTGGAACTGCTCCGGCAGATCGGTCTGGAGCCCCGGGTGGCGGTGAGCCGGGGAGAAGAAGAAAAGAATGACGTGACGCCGGAACAGCTGGTCCGGACCAATGCCCTGAACAAGGGCCGGGAGGTCCGGGAATGGCTGGGGGATAAGGTGCCTATCCTGGCCGCGGATACGGTGGTGGCCCTGGAAGGAGAAATCCTGGGCAAGCCCCGGGACCGGGAAGAGGCAGCCGCCATGCTCCGGAAGCTCAGCGGCCGGCGGCACCAGGTACTGACGGGAGTGGCCCTGTTCTACAAGGGGCAGGTGCGCACCCATGTGGAAATCACAGAGGTGGAATTCGCCTCTTTGACGGAAAAGGATATTGCCTGGTACATCGCCACCGGGGAACCCATGGACAAAGCCGGCGCCTACGGCATCCAGGGCAAAGCCGCCCTGTTCATCCCGGCCATCCGGGGGTCCTACAGCAATGTGGTGGGGCTGCCCCTGGCACCTTTGAAGAAATTATTCGCAGAACTGGACGTGACAAGCTATGACACACTATCTGATCCGGGAGATGCTTCCGGAGGAACGGCCCCGGGAACGGCTGCTGGCCAAGGGGCCTGA
- a CDS encoding SoxR reducing system RseC family protein, whose amino-acid sequence MSNNNVYVGKVIAVSKQRAKVKIEQRPGEQRPKMLDCWNACEAKRGTRVIVGKQSLDEKKAQMIVYGIPVLTAVAGAAFGRALAHFFSAPVWQVVVLSTLVWLALGLVYARNFKKSVRTKVEQWTITGYFSNGEIYDAKGKKVEV is encoded by the coding sequence ATGAGCAACAACAATGTGTATGTAGGCAAGGTCATTGCGGTGAGCAAACAGCGGGCCAAGGTGAAGATCGAACAGAGACCGGGGGAACAGCGGCCCAAGATGCTGGACTGCTGGAACGCCTGTGAAGCCAAACGGGGGACCCGGGTGATTGTGGGGAAACAGTCCCTGGATGAAAAGAAAGCCCAGATGATCGTGTACGGGATCCCTGTGCTGACGGCTGTGGCCGGTGCCGCTTTCGGACGGGCCCTGGCCCATTTCTTCTCTGCTCCCGTCTGGCAGGTGGTGGTTCTGAGCACCCTGGTGTGGCTGGCCCTGGGGCTGGTCTATGCCCGGAACTTCAAGAAGAGCGTCCGGACCAAGGTGGAACAGTGGACCATCACCGGATACTTCAGCAATGGGGAAATCTACGACGCCAAGGGGAAAAAAGTGGAGGTCTAA
- the gcdB gene encoding sodium ion-translocating glutaconyl-CoA decarboxylase subunit beta has product MDAFVVALTSVIQDSGFVAFTWGNAVMMLVGCILLYLAIVKGFEPLLLSPIAFGCILANVPRTGFETDPGVMQLILGGIKYEIFPPLIFMGVGAMTDFGPLIANPKTLLLGAAAQIGVFVALLGAMLLGFNVKEASAIGIIGGADGPTSIYLASKMAPHLLGAIAVAAYSYMSLVPLIQPPVMKLFTSKEERKIKMAQLRTVTHFEKVVFPIVTTIFISLLLPSVCSLIGMLMLGNLFTESGCMDRLSDTAQNALMNSVTIMLATGTGLTMKAESFLTLQTIEIICLGLVAFIGGTAGGVLFGKLMSKLDGGKTNPLIGSAGVSAVPMAARVSQVVGQQADPGNFLLMHAMGPNVAGVIGTAVAAGTMLAMVGGK; this is encoded by the coding sequence ATGGATGCTTTTGTGGTAGCCCTGACCTCTGTCATCCAGGACAGTGGGTTTGTGGCTTTTACCTGGGGCAATGCCGTAATGATGCTGGTCGGGTGCATCCTGCTGTACCTGGCCATCGTCAAAGGCTTTGAACCCCTGCTGCTGAGCCCGATCGCCTTCGGGTGCATTCTGGCCAACGTACCCCGGACCGGGTTCGAAACCGACCCCGGCGTCATGCAGCTGATCCTGGGCGGGATCAAATACGAAATCTTCCCTCCGCTGATTTTCATGGGCGTAGGGGCCATGACCGACTTTGGTCCGCTGATTGCCAACCCCAAGACCCTGCTGCTGGGCGCTGCTGCCCAGATCGGCGTGTTCGTGGCTCTGCTGGGGGCCATGCTCCTGGGCTTCAATGTGAAGGAAGCTTCCGCCATCGGGATCATCGGTGGTGCTGACGGCCCGACTTCCATTTACCTGGCTTCCAAGATGGCTCCCCATCTGCTGGGCGCCATCGCCGTGGCCGCTTATTCCTACATGTCCCTGGTGCCCCTGATCCAGCCGCCTGTGATGAAACTGTTCACCTCCAAGGAAGAACGGAAGATCAAAATGGCCCAGCTGCGTACGGTGACCCACTTTGAAAAAGTGGTGTTCCCCATTGTCACCACCATTTTCATTTCCCTGCTGCTGCCTTCCGTATGCTCTTTGATCGGGATGCTGATGCTGGGGAACCTGTTCACCGAATCCGGCTGTATGGACCGTCTGTCTGACACGGCACAGAATGCCCTGATGAACAGCGTGACCATCATGCTGGCCACCGGTACCGGCCTGACCATGAAGGCCGAAAGCTTCCTGACCTTGCAGACCATCGAAATCATCTGCCTGGGTCTGGTTGCCTTTATCGGCGGCACCGCCGGCGGTGTGCTGTTCGGCAAGCTGATGAGCAAGCTGGACGGCGGCAAGACCAACCCGCTGATTGGTTCTGCCGGTGTATCCGCAGTGCCTATGGCTGCCCGTGTGTCCCAGGTTGTGGGACAGCAGGCTGACCCTGGCAACTTCCTGCTGATGCACGCCATGGGCCCCAATGTGGCCGGGGTTATCGGTACGGCTGTTGCAGCTGGTACCATGCTGGCCATGGTGGGCGGCAAATAA